In the genome of Fusarium fujikuroi IMI 58289 draft genome, chromosome FFUJ_chr02, one region contains:
- a CDS encoding probable acetoacetyl-CoA thiolase encodes MSPAQLRSAGRLAQLAGHVNGARQFSTRPALRKEIQDAYILSAARTPTAKFNGSFLSVSAPKLGAVAIKSALEKSKVPVEKITDVYMGNVLQGSVGQAPARQAAIFAGLPKEIEATTINKVCASGLKAVALAAQNIQLGLSEAQIAGGMENMSQVPYYVPRASGLPAFGHVKMEDGLIKDGLTDVYDQFHMGNCAENTVKNYKITREQQDEYAIQSYRNAQKAWADKAFADEIAPVTVKSRKGETVIDTDEGFNEVKFDKIPTLKPAFVRDGSGTVTAANSSTLNDGASALVLGSKAIAQQYGSGSRVLAKICGYADAATSPIDFPIAPAKAVPIALERAGITKDQVAIWEFNEAFASVILANSKILGLEGAKVNPLGGAISLGHALGSSGSRILTTLLHQLKPGEYGVAAICNGGGAATALVVQRVESV; translated from the exons ATGTCTCCTGCTCAACTAAGATCCGCTGGCCGGCTGGCTCAGCTTGCCGGACATGTGAATGGCGCGCGACAGTTCTCTACACGGCCTGCTCTGCGCAAGGAGATCCAGGACGCCTATATCCTGAGCGCCGCCCGAACTCCTACAGCAAAG TTCAATGGCTCGTTCCTGTCAGTATCGGCTCCTAAGCTCGGCGCTGTCGCTATCAAGTCGGCCCTGGAAAAGTCAAAGGTCCCCGTCGAGAAGATCACCGATGTATACATGGGCAATGTGCTTCAGGGTTCCGTTGGTCAAGCGCCTGCTCGACAAGCCGCCATCTTCGCCGGTCTGCCCAAGGAGATCGAGGCTACCACTATTAACAAGGTCTGCGCCTCTGGACTCAAGGCCGTCGCTCTGGCTGCTCAGAACATTCAGCTGGGTCTCTCTGAGGCTCAGATCGCCGGTGGAATGGAGAACATGTCACAGGTCCCATACTACGTGCCCCGCGCCAGTGGTCTTCCCGCCTTTGGCCATGTTAAGATGGAGGATGGTCTTATTAAGGACGGTCTGACTGATGTCTACGACCAATTCCACATGGGCAACTGCGCTGAGAACACTGTCAAGAACTACAAGATTACCCGAGAGCAGCAGGACGAGTACGCTATCCAGTCATACCGCAATGCGCAAAAGGCTTGGGCCGACAAGGCCTTTGCTGACGAGATCGCCCCCGTCACCGTCAAGTCACGAAAGGGCGAGACTGTTATCGACACCGACGAGGGATTCAACGAGGTCAAGTTCGACAAGATCCCTACCCTGAAGCCTGCTTTCGTTCGTGACGGAAGCGGCACTGTCACCGCCGCCAACTCATCGACTCTTAACGATGGTGCTAGTGCTCTTGTTCTGGGCAGCAAGGCCATTGCCCAACAGTACGGCTCTGGCTCCCGTGTCTTGGCCAAGATCTGCGGTTACGCTGATGCTGCCACTTCTCCCATTGACTTCCCTATCGCTCCCGCCAAGGCTGTCCCCATTGCTCTCGAGCGTGCCGGTATCACCAAGGACCAGGTTGCCATCTGGGAGTTTAACGAGGCTTTCGCCAGTGTGATCCTGGCCAACTCTAAGATTCTGGGTCTTGAGGGGGCCAAGGTTAACCCTCTGGGTGGTGCTATCTCACTGGGCCATGCTCTTGGCAGCTCTGGTTCACGAATCTTGACAACCCTGCTACATCAGCTTAAGCCTGGTGAGTATGGAGTTGCTGCTATTTGCAACGGCGGTGGTGCTGCGACTGCACTGGTTGTCCAGCGTGTTGAGTCTGTGTAA
- a CDS encoding related to kinesin, with protein MSSANSIKVVARFRPQNKVELESGGKPIVSFDGEDTCTVASKEAQGSFTFDRVFDMGCKQQDIFDFSIRSTVDDILNGYNGTVFAYGQTGAGKSYTMMGTNIDDDEGRGIIPRIVEQIFASIMSSPGTIEYTVRVSYMEIYMERIRDLLAPQNDNLPVHEEKNRGVYVKGLLEIYVSSVQEVYEVMRRGGNARAVAATNMNQESSRSHSIFVITITQKNVETGSAKSGQLFLVDLAGSEKVGKTGASGQTLEEAKKINKSLSALGMVINALTDGKSSHIPYRDSKLTRILQESLGGNSRTTLIINCSPSSYNDAETLGTLRFGMRAKSIKNKAKVNAELSPAELKSLLKKAQGQVTNFESYISSLEGEIQMWRAGEAVPKERWATPLTTDAVARTKADARTSTRPSTPSLISDSRSETPAISERAGTPSLPLDKDEREEFLRRENELQDQISEKESQAASAEKQLRETKEELAYLKDHDSKVGKENEKLTTEVNEFKMQLERLTFESKEAQITMDALKEANSELTTELDEVKQQLLDVKMSAKESGAALDEKEKRKAEKMAKMMAGFDLGGDVFSENERHIAETIEKVDSLHDLSATGDNIAPDEFKALKARLVETQGIVRQAELSMYSTSSSESDSRRRQELEARLEAVQAEYEEILTRNLGPEDIEEVKARLENAFANRQTAQSQFVEELKEDIAQKAAENTRMKTLIEDLQQRVKAGATAPMANGKTIQQQIAEFDVMKKSLMRDLQNRCERVVELEISLDETREQYNNVLRSSNNRAQQKKMAFLERNLEQLTQVQRQLVEQNSALKKEVAIAERKLIARNERIQSLESLLQDSQEKMAAANHKFEVQLAAVKERLELAKAGSTRGLNSPGGFSFANAGSRIAKPLRGGGGGNDAPSIPTIQNLQGQSEGNTSSGSSSKRASWFFTKS; from the exons ATGTCGTCCGCAAATAGTATCAAGGTCGTGGCCAGGTTTCGACCTCAGAACAAGGTCGAGCTTGAGTCAGGCGGAAAGCCCATCGTATCCTTCGATGGCGAGGATACCTGTACCGTCGCC TCCAAGGAGGCGCAGGGTAGCTTCACCTTTGACCGAGTCTTTGATATGGGATGTAAACAACAAGACATTTTCGACTTTTCGATCCGATCTACCGTCGACGATATTCTCAATGGATACAACGGAACCGTCTTCGCCTACGGCCAGACCGGTGCCGGTAAGTCTTATACCATGATGGGCACCAAcatcgacgacgatgagggtCGAGGTATTATTCCCCGTATCGTCGAGCAGATCTTTGCCAGCATCATGTCCAGTCCCGGCACCATCGAGTACACGGTCCGCGTCAGTTATATGGAAATCTACATGGAGAGGATTCGAGATCTGCTTGCACCGCAGAACGACAACCTGCCCGTCCACGAAGAGAAGAACCGAGGTGTCTATGTCAAGGGTCTTTTGGAAATCTACGTCTCAAGTGTCCAAGAAGTTTACGAGGTCATGAGGAGAGGAGGAAACGCCCGAGCTGTCGCCGCCACAAACATGAATCAGGAGTCCTCACGATCCCACTCCATCTttgtcatcaccatcacacAGAAGAATGTCGAAACCGGCTCAGCAAAAAGCGGACAGCTGTTCCTTGTCGATTTGGCTGGTAGTGAAAAGGTTGGCAAGACTGGTGCCAGTGGACAGACTCTGGAGGAAGCCaaaaagatcaacaagagTTTGAGTGCCCTGGGAATGGTCATCAATGCCTTGACCGATGGCAAATCCTCACATATTCCTTACCGAGACTCCAAGTTGACCCGTATCTTGCAAGAGTCTCTCGGTGGTAACAGTCGGACAACCCTTATCATCAACTGTTCGCCCAGTAGTTACAACGATGCCGAAACATTGGGTACACTAAGATTCGGTATGCGAGCCAAGTcgatcaagaacaaggccaaggtcaacGCCGAGCTGAGTCCCGCCGAACTCAAATCCCTCCTCAAGAAAGCGCAAGGACAGGTTACGAACTTTGAGAGCTACATCTCCTCCCTCGAGGGCGAGATCCAGATGTGGCGTGCTGGTGAAGCCGTCCCCAAGGAGAGATGGGCCACACCTTTGACTACCGATGCCGTTGCTAGGACCAAGGCTGATGCCAGGACATCGACACGGCCATCTACTCCTTCATTAATATCAGACAGCCGATCAGAAACACCTGCGATATCCGAACGAGCTGGCACTCCCAGCTTACCGCTTGACAAGGACGAGAGGGAGGAGTTTCTACGACGAGAGAACGAACTGCAGGACCAGATCTCGGAGAAGGAGTCTCAAGCTGCGTCGGCCGAGAAGCAGCTGCgagagaccaaggaggagctgGCCTACCTCAAGGATCACGACAGCAAAGTCGGCAAGGAGAACGAGAAGCTTACAACCGAGGTTAACGAATTCAAGATGCAACTGGAGAGGCTCACATTCGAGAGCAAGGAAGCTCAGATCACAATGGACGCTTTGAAGGAGGCTAACTCGGAGCTCACCACCGAACTCGACGAGGTgaagcagcagcttctcgatgTCAAGATGAGCGCCAAGGAGAGCGGTGCCGCTCtcgacgagaaggagaagaggaaggccgagaagatggccaagatgatgGCTGGCTTCGATTTGGGTGGCGATGTATTTAGCGAGAATGAGCGACATATCGCTGAGACGATCGAGAAGGTCGACTCGCTTCATGATCTCAGCGCGACTGGCGACAACATCGCACCTGATGAGTTTAAGGCGCTCAAGGCTCGATTGGTGGAGACCCAGGGCATTGTTCGACAAGCAGAGCTTTCCATGTACAGCACTTCCTCAAGCGAGTCCGACTCAAGGAGGAGGCAAGAACTTGAAGCCCGCCTTGAGGCTGTCCAGGCCGAGTACGAGGAGATTCTTACCCGTAACTTGGGCCCTGAAGATATCGAGGAGGTCAAGGCCCGACTTGAGAACGCTTTTGCGAACCGCCAGACTGCTCAGTCGCAGTTTGTCGAAGAGTTGAAGGAGGACATTGCccagaaggctgctgagaacACAAGAATGAAGACCCTTATTGAGGATCTTCAACAACGTGTCAAGGCGGGCGCCACTGCGCCAATGGCTAACGGCAAGACGATCCAGCAACAGATCGCCGAGTTTGACGtcatgaagaagagtctcATGCGTGACCTTCAAAACCGATGTGAGCGTGTTGTCGAGCTCGAGATTTCCCTTGATGAGACTCGAGAGCAATATAACAACGTTCTCCGATCGTCCAACAACAGGGCgcaacagaagaagatggccttCCTCGAGAGAAACCTGGAGCAACTCACCCAGGTCCAGCGCCAGCTGGTCGAGCAGAACTctgctctcaagaaggaggttgcTATCGCTGAGCGCAAGCTGATTGCACGAAACGAGCGTATCCAGAGCCTGGAGAGCCTGCTACAGGATAGtcaggagaagatggccgcTGCGAACCACAA GTTCGAGGTTCAGCTTGCCGCTGTCAAGGAGCGACTCGAGCTGGCCAAGGCCGGCAGCACTCGCGGTCTTAACTCGCCTGGTGGCTTTAGCTTTGCCAACGCCGGCAGCAGGATCGCCAAGCCTCTTCgaggaggcggcggcggcaacGACGCCCCCAGCATTCCCACGATTCAGAACCTTCAGGGCCAGAGCGAaggcaacaccagcagcggtagcagcagcaagcgTGCCAGTTGGTTCTTCACAAAGTCATAG
- a CDS encoding related to transcription factor spt3: MADSRDSKSYKYRQEISQMMYVSGETAEPPVETTSIIEDIVRQQVIELVRLSSPSPTHLTSPHTKPSQLRNCTELASRRGSKSISINDLIFQIRHDQAKVSRLRTFLSWKDVRKNVKDSDDKGADADIAAGDDPVAAGDNTTDDTAKKNKKAKVGLPWEPSSYYNVEVPEREDEEDEEEEEMNYITLQRLRKADERTKAMTKEEYVTWSEYRQASFTYRKGKRFREWAGFGIVTDSKPSDDIVDILGFLTFEMVQTLTEMALKVKEQEDLVRAQNGGDNVGNAKKRKHEGALFDFPSEGKTPIEPRHVQEGSRRLQQRPKKSRAMLNGTRIAQHTPLNIF, from the coding sequence ATGGCGGATTCAAGAGATAGCAAGTCGTACAAATATCGCCAGGAGATCAGTCAGATGATGTACGTCTCGGGCGAAACCGCAGAACCTCCCGTCGAAACAACAAGTATCATCGAAGACATTGTCCGTCAACAGGTCATCGAACTCGTGCGTCTCTCATCCCCTTCACCCACTCatctcacctcacctcataCTAAACCCTCTCAGCTCCGAAACTGCACCGAACTCGCTTCGCGTCGCGGTTCAAAatccatcagcatcaacgATCTCATCTTCCAAATCCGCCATGACCAAGCAAAAGTCTCTCGTTTGCGCACGTTCCTCTCGTGGAAAGACGTGCGAAAGAACGTAAAGGACTCTGATGACAAGGGCGCTGATGCCGATATCGCCGCTGGCGATGATCCCGTGGCTGCCGGTGATAACACAACAGATGAtacagccaagaagaacaaaaaggcaaaagtcGGTTTGCCGTGGGAGCCCTCGTCGTACTACAACGTTGAAGTGCCTGAGCgcgaggacgaagaggatgaagaggaggaggagatgaactACATCACACTGCAGCGTTTGCGCAAAGCTGATGAGCGCACCAAGGCCATGACGAAGGAGGAGTACGTTACATGGTCTGAATACCGTCAAGCATCATTCACCTACCGCAAAGGCAAGCGATTCCGCGAGTGGGCTGGCTTCGGCATCGTCACAGACAGCAAACCCTCCGACGACATTGTCGATATTCTCGGCTTCCTCACCTTCGAGATGGTCCAGACCCTCACCGAGATGGcgctcaaggtcaaggagcagGAGGATCTAGTGCGTGCTCAGAACGGAGGCGATAATGTTGGAAATGCGAAGAAGCGGAAGCATGAGGGCGCCTTGTTCGATTTCCCTAGTGAGGGAAAGACGCCAATCGAGCCTCGCCATGTGCAAGAAGGGTCTCGAAGATTGCAGCAGAGGCCAAAGAAGTCGAGGGCCATGCTCAACGGCACCAGAATTGCACAGCATACGCCGCTCAACATCTTCTAG
- a CDS encoding related to CSN12-signalosome component has protein sequence MPLVLDFLTQIRTFIRTQNGDELRAWLQVEPNSPQQYHNLASELRSQFRQQGLDNIVERTLPQEDDVPEGQATVWPGFVAFMKDYMAFWRDVNYDDLLGAHQLLSGLVNSCATAFAHPTYGAMLLKTSMSLSETLARLTMSLNKRPDLARRLRAVDEDKSIAESSAEIIQKIFTTCLTDRSSGRYSKPEGKKVGVYMFANLVLKLLFACRRTHLAKMIFVNISTISPPLSLYPAAQRVTFLYYLGRFNFSNNHYLRAALCLEGAYLQTPSQLVSHRTNILTYLIPCNILLGRFPSQLLLQRPECQTLAPVFFPICQAIRSGNFIQFQQHLAQHETWLFEKGLLLTLGNRLRPLLWRSLSRKTFLLTYVPPTDASSRKAATLDLADLHTLAVYLQHRLEGWLPAGPSSLGRSQSVNPLLMKALENNAQNPEATSTLAPPPGGPKSLRPNEGMIWGNAEVTFEDVEMTVATLVQQGLMHGFIAHGQGRFAIIGAKAKGSPVLAGWPNVWQINRERRYEDYDPDEVPGWVKE, from the exons ATGCCTCTAGTCCTCGACTTTCTCACCCAGATCCGCACTTTCATCCGCACTCAGAATGGCGACGAGCTTCGCGCCTGGCTCCAGGTAGAGCCCAATTCTCCTCAGCAATATCACAACCTTGCATCTGAGCTTCGCTCTCAATTCCGCCAACAAGGCCTCGACAACATCGTTGAAAGGACATTACCTCAGGAAGATGATGTCCCAGAAGGTCAGGCTACCGTGTGGCCGGGCTTTGTGGCCTTTATGAAGGACTACATGGCCTTTTGGCGCGACGTCAATTACGATGATTTACTGGGCGCGCATCAATTGCTTAGCGGCCTTGTCAA CTCTTGCGCAACTGCTTTTGCTCATCCTACCTACGGCGCCATGCTACTCAAGACGAGCATGTCCCTCTCAGAGACGCTGGCTCGTCTCACAATGTCTTTGAACAAACGCCCTGATTTAGCGCGTCGCCTACGTGCTGTAGACGAGGACAAAAGCATTGCCGAGTCTTCAGCAGAAATCATTCAGAAGATCTTCACAACATGCCTCACAGATCGATCCAGCGGTCGTTATTCGAAACCAGAGGGCAAAAAGGTTGGCGTTTACATGTTTGCCAATCTggtcctcaagcttctgTTTGCA TGCCGAAGAACACATCTCGCCAAAATGATCTTTGTCAACATTTCTACCATCTCTCCGCCACTATCTCTCTACCCAGCTGCCCAGCGCGTTACGTTCCTCTACTACCTAGGTcgcttcaacttctcaaaCAACCACTACCTCCGGGCTGCGCTGTGCCTTGAGGGAGCATACCTTCAGACCCCTTCGCAGCTGGTCTCCCACCGGACCAACATTCTCACATATCTTATCCCCTgcaatatccttcttggaCGCTTTCCATCACAATTATTGCTTCAGCGCCCAGAATGTCAGACTCTGGCGCCTGTTTTCTTTCCCATTTGCCAGGCTATCAGATCTGGCAACTTCATCCAATTTCAGCAGCATCTTGCGCAACACGAGACATGGCTCTTTGAGAAGGGCTTGCTATTAACCCTCGGTAACCGACTAAGACCTCTGCTCTGGCGCTCACTAAGCAGAAAGACTTTTCTCCTCACATACGTCCCGCCAACCGATGCATCATCCCGAAAAGCCGCGACACTTGACCTTGCAGACCTTCACACGCTCGCGGTGTACCTTCAACACCGCCTTGAAGGTTGGCTCCCTGCAGGACCAAGCTCACTTGGTCGTTCTCAAAGCGTCAACCCACTCCTTATGAAAGCCCTCGAGAACAATGCTCAAAATCCCGAAGCCACATCTACACTAGCTCCGCCACCCGGAGGACCCAAATCTCTCCGGCCAAATGAGGGTATGATCTGGGGCAACGCAGAGGTCACATTCGAGGACGTGGAGATGACTGTCGCAACGCTTGTTCAGCAGGGCTTGATGCATGGGTTTATCGCTCATGGGCAAGGACGATTTGCTATTATCGgcgccaaagccaagggcAGCCCTGTGCTTGCTGGCTGGCCCAACGTCTGGCAAATAAACCGAGAAAGGAGATATGAAGACTACGATCCTGATGAGGTACCTGGCTGGGTCAAGGAGTAA
- a CDS encoding ubiquitin-conjugating enzyme E2-17 kDa; ubiquitin-protein ligase 2 gives MSTAARRRLMRDFKRMQTDPPAGVSASPVPDNVMTWNAVIIGPADTPFEDGTFRLVMQFEEQYPNKPPQVKFISQMFHPNVYATGELCLDILQNRWSPTYDVAAVLTSIQSLLNDPNTGSPANVEASNLYKDNRKEYTKRVRETVEKSWED, from the exons ATGTCTACCGCTGCTCGTCGCCGTCTCATGCGAGACTTCAAG CGCATGCAGACCGATCCTCCCGCTGGCGTCTCTGCTTCACCTGTACCAGATAATGTCATGACCTG GAACGCCGTCATCATCGGCCCCGCCGACACTCCCTTTGAAGATGGCACCTTTCGACTTGTGATGCAGTTCGAAGAGCAATATCCCAACAAGCCTCCCCAAGTCAAGTTCATCAGCCAGATGTTCCACCCCAACGTCTACGCCACCGGAGAACTCTGCCTCGACATTCTGCAAAACCGATGGAGCCCTACGTATGATGTCGCCGCTGTCTTGACCAGCATTCAAAG TTTACTCAACGATCCCAACACCGGTTCACCTGCTAATGTCGAAGCTTCCAACCTATACAAGGACAACCGAAAGGAATATACCAAGCGTGTCAGAGAGACGGTGGAGAAGAGCTGGGAAGACTGA
- a CDS encoding related to leucine carboxyl methyltransferase, with the protein MPAPEIPNLLNSRRSARGGRGRGRGRGGHASSAVPHDATIQGTDTDASVSRLSAVDLGYLYDPYAQYFVQSSDGPVARRLPIINRGTYTRTISLDTLIESFLDGDQDSEQGAGPKQVVSLGAGTDTRPFRLFFSESRPGLVYHELDFQVVTSKKLRTVQATPKLRNILKDATQLTEHSWSAKPTGCEYYCHGQDLRGFSHAKTPKEEDGTETTTNEISLPGLRTDIPTLLLSECCLCYLTTTEASDVINFFSSRIPNLGTIIYEPIRPDDAFGKMMVSNLAARRIQMPTLQMYQTPEDQRARMSKAGFDKVYHMTIEDIWQNWVSADEKRRVDSLEGLDEVEEWKLLAAHYIVVWASKGEGFESWDSFRGCA; encoded by the exons ATGCCCGCCCCCGAGATACCAAATCTCCTAAATTCTCGCCGCAGCGCACGTGGAGGCCGTGGTCGAGGtagaggacgaggaggtcACGCATCATCAGCTGTTCCTCACGATGCTACCATCCAAGGCACAGATACTGATGCTTCAGTGTCGAGGCTGAGCGCTGTTGATCTGGGATATCTTTATGATCCGTATGCTCAGTACTTTGTGCAGAGTAGCGATGGACCAGTGGCGAGACGACTCCCTATAATCAATCGAG GAACATATACCCGCACTATTTCTCTGGACACTCTTATCGAGTCGTTTCTAGACGGCGATCAAGACAGTGAACAAGGCGCAGGACCGAAACAGGTTGTATCTTTGGGGGCTGGTACTGATACAAGACCTTTTCGACTGTTCTTTTCAGAGTCGCGTCCTGGATTGGTCTATCATGAGCTTGACTTTCAAGTTGTCACCTCAAAGAAGTTACGGACTGTACAAGCTACGCCCAAGCTGAGAAATATCTTGAAAGATGCTACTCAATTGACCGAACATTCCTGGTCAGCTAAACCCACTGGGTGCGAATATTACTGCCATGGTCAAGACCTGAGAGGTTTCTCTCacgccaaaacaccaaaggaggaagatggcacAGAAACAACGACGAACGAAATCTCTCTCCCTGGTCTACGGACCGATATCCCTACGTTACTTCTCTCAGAGTGCTGTCTCTGCTatctcaccaccaccgaaGCCTCAGATGTgatcaacttcttcagctcacgGATACCAAACCTCGGCACAATCATCTACGAACCAATCCGCCCAGACGACGCCTTTGgcaagatgatggtgtcgaACCTAGCAGCGCGCCGCATCCAAATGCCCACTCTTCAGATGTACCAGACACCGGAAGACCAACGAGCGAGAATGAGCAAAGCTGGGTTTGACAAGGTGTATCATATGACGATTGAGGATATCTGGCAGAATTGGGTGTCGGCGGATGAAAAGCGGCGTGTCGATTCGCTGGAGGGGTTggacgaggttgaggagtGGAAGTTGTTGGCGGCGCATTACATCGTTGTTTGGGCTTCGAAGGGGGAGGGATTTGAAAGTTGGGACAGCTTTAGAGGTTGTGCTTGA